The genomic stretch TGAGGCGCCGGTTTATGCGATGAAATCGCAATACGGGCCTTTTCCGTTCACGGAAAAGCGCAAACCCGCAGCTGGTAACAACGGTAAACGCTTTGTGACATATAAAAAAGGACATCAACCATTTGCAAATCTATTTTTATTTTTGTAAGTGAGGAAACTATGTCCATCCGCAAAATTTGTTTACCCGCAATAATCCTTTCGGCGCTCCTGCTCCCGGCAAGCGCTTTTATCGCCTGTTCCGATGACCCCAGCAACTCGAACTCCGCCGACGACACCATAGACGATTCCGGCAACGGGGATTCCTCGAGCAATCATCAAAACGCAAATTCATCTTCGTCCGCCCCCAAGGACACGACCATTCTCACGCCTGACGTCCCCCCTCCTGATGGCGGCTACACGGGCACCCTTACCGGCGTATGCGAAGGCCCGTTCCAGGCCGGAGCCACCGTAAAGCTGCAATACCTCTCGGAATCCGACCTTTCGCCGACCGATGATGCGGCAAGCGGCACCGTCTCCGACGAATTCGGCAAATACACCCTTCCGTACTCGGGCCTCCCCTCCTTCGCCATGCAGGAAGTTTCGGGAAAATTCCTGAACATCGTTCAGGGCGATGCCAACGCGACAATGACCCTCCGCTCGCTCATCCGCGGTGTTGACGGCGACACGGCCAACGTGAACATGCTTACCCACCTGGAGGCCCCGCGTATCGCCTACCTGATGAAGGAAAAATCCATGAGCTACGCCGACGCTCAAGGCAAGGCGGAAGGCGAAGTCCTGCGGGCGTTCCACATGCAGAATCATCTTGTTCCGGCGCGCGGTCTTTCCGTATTCGGCAACAGCGCCGCCGACGCGAACCTGCTCACGATTTCGTTCTTGATCACCGCCGACAACGCATCTTCCGACATTCAGGGCATCATAGACGCAATCGCTGCCGATATCGAGAAGGACGGCACATGGGACGACGCCAAAACAAAGGCGCAAATCGCAGACTGGGCGTACATGCAGAGAATGGACGACCTCTCCTACACCCTCGAGAACATGATTCTTCCGCAGGAACTGTCGAACTTCGATCAAAAAGTCCGCATCTTCTGGTTCGAAACGTTCGGGCTCGGCACCTGCGATTCTACCAACCAAGAAGAAATCAAGAAAGCCGTAAACGAGTTCAGCCAATACTACGACAAGAATTTCGTATGCGGAGATTCCATATGGCGTATCGCATCGGCCGCAGTGCTCCAGAACCGCGAAGGATCCGAGCTGTTCGGGGAATGCACCGAAGCGTTGGAAGGAAAGCTTAAAGAATCGGGCGACAAGAATTTCCTCTGCAAAAAATCCAAATGGAAATATGCGAGCGACGAGGAACTCCTGGACATCGCCGTAACAGAAAAGAACGGCGCATGCACCGCCGAGAAAAACGGGAATATCGTCCAACACGAATCCGCTTATGTGTTGTGCCAGAATTCCACCTGGAAAAAATTGAACGTGGTTCCGGTCGACTACTCCAAGGGACGCGCCATGAACGAGAAGCTCGGCCCCGGCATCAACCTGGGCAATGCCTGGGAATCCCAGGGCCAGAAAGGCGCCACGGCCGACTGCGGATGGAGCAACTGCATCAAGGATGAATATTTCAAGATTATCAAGGATGCCGGTTTCAAGTCCATACGCCTCCCCGTCCGCTGGAACTACGATGCCGCGAAGGAAGCGCCCTACACGCTGGATGCCGGCCGACTCGCTGGCGTGAAGGCCGATATCGATCTTGCTCTCGCACAGGGACTCATCGTCATCGTGAACTTCCACCATTACATGGAACTCAACAACTACGCCCTCTACTACGACAACAATCCCAGCGGTTACGACAAGGAAAAGGCTCGTTTCCTCGGAATGTGGGAACAGGTCGCAAGGGAAATGGA from Fibrobacter sp. encodes the following:
- a CDS encoding glycoside hydrolase family 5 protein, with product MSIRKICLPAIILSALLLPASAFIACSDDPSNSNSADDTIDDSGNGDSSSNHQNANSSSSAPKDTTILTPDVPPPDGGYTGTLTGVCEGPFQAGATVKLQYLSESDLSPTDDAASGTVSDEFGKYTLPYSGLPSFAMQEVSGKFLNIVQGDANATMTLRSLIRGVDGDTANVNMLTHLEAPRIAYLMKEKSMSYADAQGKAEGEVLRAFHMQNHLVPARGLSVFGNSAADANLLTISFLITADNASSDIQGIIDAIAADIEKDGTWDDAKTKAQIADWAYMQRMDDLSYTLENMILPQELSNFDQKVRIFWFETFGLGTCDSTNQEEIKKAVNEFSQYYDKNFVCGDSIWRIASAAVLQNREGSELFGECTEALEGKLKESGDKNFLCKKSKWKYASDEELLDIAVTEKNGACTAEKNGNIVQHESAYVLCQNSTWKKLNVVPVDYSKGRAMNEKLGPGINLGNAWESQGQKGATADCGWSNCIKDEYFKIIKDAGFKSIRLPVRWNYDAAKEAPYTLDAGRLAGVKADIDLALAQGLIVIVNFHHYMELNNYALYYDNNPSGYDKEKARFLGMWEQVAREMDEYGDDQIVLEIFNEPHEMKNKFVDDLMLSAYEVIRKNAPGKTIMFEGNGYSKFAQISNVKLPADGNIIFTGHYYEPFEFTHQGHGYDCGRRLKDTDISKIPMQFKSYVDSALVHFPDINGGHIPMNMGEFGVSTCGGNGPTSEERAKWTDAAIKAAESYGMSWHYWGFTGVGGFEAYTGNWNSNLMDVFSKYL